Genomic DNA from Methanosarcina sp. MTP4:
TCTGAAAGGTTTGTCATTTTGCTTCACTTTAGTTTGTTCATTTTGCCTCACTTTCCGAAGTAACATTTGAACAATCTGCTTGCAAATCCCCTGGCTCTCACCGGCCGAGCCTGCGAGACCGGGTTTTCCAAAAAAGTTAATGGATAAAGGCATTTTAGACAAAAAAGTTCAAATTTGATATTGACTCATTCGCGTTTTCTGTCCTGACATTCGAATATATTCATTTTAGGATAATCAAAAGCGAAAGTCGTGAGTATTTATATCTTTCATTATAATGACGATTTTAACTGCAAATATCATCATTATAATGACGATTTTAACTGCAAATATCATCATTATAATGACGATTTTAACTGCAAATATCATCATTATAATGACGATTATTGCTTGAAACATCGTCATCGTAATGAAGATTACTTAGATGAAAGTGGATTTTTGAGGAACCGGATTAGAGATGGAATGAAAATGCAATAGTTAAGTCCAGGTGTACTGGAAAAAACCTGCAGGCTGCTCTGCAAGCAAGAAGAATTTGAAACTCTTCTACCCTCAGGAATTTAAGTAAAAAGGCTTATTATCAGTATTATGAGGCTCAAAATTATCCTTGAGGAAGACGAAAAAACGGGGGGATTTATTGCCAGCTTTCCTGGCTTTCCTGGCTTTCCTGGCTTTCCTGAATGTTTTTCGCAAGGGGATACGGCAGAAGAAGCAATTGAAAATCTTAAGGAAAGGATTCAGGCCTGCCTGGAATCTCTTGCAGAGGATGAGTTGCAGAAACCCTTTTGAAGTTTAAATTTTTGTGGGCTTAGCTTTTCAGGATCAAAAAATCTCTTCTTACAGATAGAGCAGCTCCATTTGGATTCGGTCAAGGTACAAAACGTCAAAAAGTGTTTTTTATGCTATATATCTAAGAATTATGCTGGATAAATCACTATATAAGGTATTCAAAGTTGTGCATAAAATTCGTTAACCGAATCCAGATGAAGGTTATTTATAGCATTTTTAAGCAAAGAGATAGGGGGGTAATTTTCTGGAAATACCAAAATTTAAAAGATTGCCAAAACATATTGCCATAATACCGGATGGTAATAGAAGATGGGCTCTGGCTAGAGGCCTGGAAAAACATGAAGGATATAAATATGGAATAATTTCCGGCCTGGAAGTATATGACATATGCGTGAAAGCTGGAATAGATGAAGTTACTTTTTTTGGATTTACTCAGGATAACACAAAAAGACCTCAGGTTCAAAGAAAAGCGTTTGTAGATGCCTGTATAAAATCAGTTAAAGAGATTGCTATACGTGATGCCGAACTGCTTGTAGTAGGGAATACTAATTCTGATATATTTCCGAAAGAGTTACTTGCATACACAAAGAAAACTAAAGTTGGAACAGGTAAAATAAAGATAAATTTTTTGATAAATTATGGTTGGCAATGGGATTTAGCGTATGCATTTGATAACTCTTCAGATAATAAAAAATTGCTAGAAAACATTGCATCGGCAGACATCCCAAGAATAGATTTACTTATTCGCTGGGGAGGAAGACGCAGGCTCAGTGGAATGCTCCCAATCCAGACGGTATACTCAGACATATATGTAGTTGATGAAATGTGGCCGGATTTTAAGCCGGAACACCTGTATAATGCAATAGAATTTTATCAGGATCAGGATATTACATTAGGCGGGTAAAAAAAGTCGTTTTGTGTTGTTTGGTTGCTGTTATTTCAAAAACACTGAATGGAGGAAATAGGGGACAATCCTTCCGTGCTTTCCGTGTCTTCCGTGGTTTATAACTTAAGTGTAAATGTTTACGTTCGGACTATATTTCCAAGCAGTATTAAAAAAGGCCGGTCGTCTTCGCCGACCGGTGAGTTCCCGGGCTATCTAAAATTAGCACGTAAACAGAAGGTTTTTTGGATAATCGATAAGACTTTTTGCGTGGGGTTTTTCGAATTGCAGTGGTACGTTTTCCTCTCGATCCCAATTCAGTAAAAATATATTTTTTCGGTCGGCGGGCTGCTTCAATCTGATCAACCTGGGACCGCTTGTTCAGATTAGGTGGTGATTAGGCGATCGAAGTTTGGTTTTCAGACATTAACCTTATCTAACTTCATTCAGGGTCGGTCAGAAATAATATGTAGAATGTGAAATATATTGAGAAGTACAATAAATGAAAGAATTGCAGTCTTAATGTTGACGACGGTTTCAATGCTCTTGTTTGCGGCTACTGCAGGCTCTCAATCAGGGGAAGCTGCATGATTTGTTTTTTTGTAATGTATTAATTGATGTTAAAGTGGGTGAAATTTATGAGTGAAAAATTTCATATTCTTCAATTATTTCCGTCCTTAAAAAAGAAGACAATAATCAGGATTTATCTTTCTATAGGCTGGTTATCAATTGCATTAATTGCGATGACAGCAATTGAAGTGGTTTCATATGCCAATATCAAATATTTCTTCTGGGTATTGCCAGGCTTGCTGCCTTTGCTATATCTGCTCTATGTAAATGGGACGCCAGCACAACTATCGAAAGAAGAAGAGAGAAAAGAAATCCTTCCACTTGTCTTCACTTTTGCCTGTCTGATAATTACTTTTTTTGCAGTGATTTTATTGGGCAATGTCTGAGGTGGCTGTTTATCCTGTCAGTATAGATAATCATAACACAACTCTCAAATGAAGAACTGTAAAATCAAGGGGAGATTAGCAGTTCCCATCCCGCTCTTTTCTCTTCAGGCTGTTCAGCTGTTGAAGTTAGCTTCAAATTACTCAGGAAGGAAAAGCCCTAAATCAAACACCCTTCTTTCCATGGTCGGATTGATATTTTTCGACAGCACGTTTTGAACTATGCCAGGTTTTTCCTATTTTCACCGCGTCCAGGAGCCCCTGCCTTGCACGCAGGCTGAGATATTCCTGGGAATATGGAGTTTCCGGGGCAAGTTCTTTGAGGGGAAGCAGTTCGTCGGATCCGCCGGAGATGGAAAGGTAGAGGGTCAGGCTTTCATCAACGGCTTTTGCAATGAAATTGGCAAAAGGACTGAGGTTTCCAGAATCTGCGGCTCTGAGGGCTTTGTAGTATTTTCCTCTTTCCTCCTTTTTGAGCACTATGGGCGGATAGTTCCTTGCTATCAAATACAGGTTTGTAAGGAGCCGGGCAACCCTGCCGTTCCCGTCGGTAAAAGGATGGATTTCAACAAAGCTGTGGTGCAGGAAGGAAGCTGTTTCAATGGGATGTCTTTTGCTTTTTTTTATGATCTCAGTCAGCTCGTCCATCAGTTTTACTATCTTCGACCTATCAGGCGGGCTCTTTATCGCGCCACTTATCCTTACGTTTGTTGTGCGGTATCTGCCGGCATTATCGAGTATGCCTCCGGTCACAATTTCATGGATTTCCTGAATTGTAACGTTGTTTATTGCTTTCTTATTCTTTGCAAGCTCTTCTATCCGGTCGAAAGCTTTTGCGTTATTGACCGCTTCAAGGTGCTCAAGCACCGATTTCCCACCAATTGTCAGCCCCTCTTCCAGGACGAGTTTTGTTTCCGAGAGTGTGAGTGTATTTCCTTCTATCGCATTGGAGTGATATGTATGCACCAGCCTCATCTCTTCATGCAACCTTCCCAGAGCATCCGCTGGAAGGGGGCGCATGGAGTTGAGCCGCTTCATTTTTTCATCAATACGTGCAAGAAGTTCTTCTCGAATCAGGGATATATCGGTATCGGACATAATTTGTCATATCCGATATTGGTCCCACGCTATATATCGGTATCGGCATTTTTTGAATCAATCCGATATTGAAGTTTTTTCCCGATTTAATGAAAGTATACTTTTTTGGCATTGGCACTGGCAGTGATTATGAAATTTAACTGTAAGGTACGGAAGTTTTACCTGAATCGCATGAGTATCGTTATCGGTTAAATATTGAGTAATCCGATATAACTCGTGATTCTTGCAGCTTTAGAAGGAGCACTTTGCAGGACCTTTTTCAGATTACTCGATTTTATTACTTTGCTCTCCTTGCTAAAAAAGTAGAACTGTCTCCGAGATGAATTCTAAATTCGCCTTCCAGTACATCTTTTTCTTTTATCCTGACCCAACCACTACCTAAAGCGTGGTCGCACTCATCATTTCCTTCCCAGGTGAATTCAAACCTTTTGCCCTCAGCATAATCAACAATCCTGCCGTCGATATAACCATAAACCAGACCAAATTGAAAATGTCCCAGGTTGTCTGGCTCTATCATAATATAAGCCTGAACTTCCATATTGAAATACTCTTCATCCCACATTTCCATCTCATAAATGTGCCATGTCCCCGTGAAGTCCATACTTTTTACTTTCCTTGCTTGTATAAGAAACATCGCTACACATCTCATGAAATTGAATCTTTTGGAGAGCGTCACCCGGATATTTTTCAGTGGAGCCTTTAAAAGCGGACTGCTTATTCGAAACGAAAATCCCCCTCGTGGCCAATCCTGTAAAAATATATTTTTTCGGTTGGTGGGCTGCTTCAATCTGATCCAGAATTCGTACCAGGTTATTTTTCAAACTGATGCAGTCTTCACCATCTTTATCGCGCAGAACAATAAACTTATATTCAACACCTCCGCAATCTTTCCAAGCTCTGAGTTTTTTTGGAGAAGCCCTGGAGTCTTTTGATAAAGAAATGCAACTGGGATTTGAAAATGAAAACTCCTAGACTGAAAAAGGAAACTCATTTGAGGACCTTAAGGAATATGAAGAGGCCATAGGGGCTTACGATACGGTCCTTGAATTCAACTGCAGGTGCAGGGAGGCCTGGAGCCGGAAAGCAAAAGTGCTGGGTGAACTTGGAAGGTTCGAGGAGGCTGAGAAATGCATTGAGAGGTGTTCCGATCTCGAGGGCCTGGATATTTGAAAAAACTCGTTTTACTGGAAAAGCACCAGCTATTTTTATATACCCGTGCTAATATTACATAGGCCAGGCTCTCGATATCCGGCCGAAATACCCTAAGGCAAAGTACGTCATACAGTGGATTCAATTTTTAGAATTTTCAGGATTTTTAAAACATTTGACCTGGCTTCTGGAGTGTGCCAAAAATGGCTAAAAGAAAATCAATAAAAAAGAAAGTAAACAGGGAAGAACTGGCTAAAGAGAAATTCTTTAAATTAAATAAGAAATCCGATGAAAATGACGCCAGTGTCTGGTTCAAAAGGGGTATGGACGTCAGCGACCCGGAGAAAAAACTTGCATGTTTCAAACGGGCCTACAAACTTAATCCAAAATTTGAAGACCTCCTGTTTCAAATGGCCGAAGTTTTATTCCAGGCAGGGAAGAAAGATGAAGCTTTCGAATTATTTGACATGATCTTTGCCATTAACCCGGACTCTGAGAATGCTTTTTTGAATAAAGGAGCCTTTCTATTCGAAGATGGAAGGGATGAAGAAGCTCTTGAACTCTACGCCCGGGCCGTTATCCTTTACCCGGAAAATGATTGGATGTGGGTTAATAGAGGAAATTCTTTTTCGAGGCTGGAAAACTATGAAAAAGCTCTTGAATGTTATACCAGAGCTCTCGAAATTGACCCTAAAGCTGCAGAAACCTGGTTTTCCAGAGCCGGAGTATTGAACACTCTGGACAGGAATGAGGAGGCCATAGAAGCCTATGATAGAGGCCTGGCCCTCAACAAAAAAATCTTTGAGGCCTGGCATGGGAAAGGAGCAGCTTTACAGAAACTTAAAAGGTACGAGGAAGCCCTCGAAGCCTATGAAAAGGCCCTTAAATTGAATCCCAAACTTGCAAATCTCTGGATTTCAAAAGCAGATATGCTGCAGATGCTTGAAAGAGATCCTGAATCCCTTAAAGCTTATTACAAAGCCCTTGAAATAGAGCCTGATAATTTTTATTCCCTGCTAGCCAGCGCCCGAATACTAATGAGATATTCAAAGTTTCAGGACGCACTGAACTATGCCGACGCTGCCCTGAAGTGCTCTCCGAAGTCCCTTGAGGCTCTCAAGATAAAAGGAGACGCCAACTATTTCCTTGGCAGGCACAGGCGAGCTCTTCAGGCCTTCAACAAAATTCTGGCCATCAGCCCGAAAGACCCGGAAATCTGGATTTCGAAAGGGTGTGCGGCCAATTATTCCGGAAGCTTTGAAGAGGCAATAGAATCCTTCGACATGGCTTTTGCCCTTGGTTCCGAAACTTCCAGTGCCCGGGCTCAGCGTGGATATTCCTTTCAGGAACTTAGAAAATATGGGGAAGCAATTGAGAACTATGATCGGGCACTTACTTTGGACCCTGAAAATCTGAAAATCTGGAACTCAAAGGGTGTTGTTTACTCATATCTCAAGGAATACGAAAAATCATTCGAATGTTTTGATAAGCTTCTGGCCATACGTCCTGATGATTTTTCTGCCCTGAACAACAAGGGAACGGTTTTGTATGATCTGGAAATGTATGAGGAAGCTCTCGAATGCTTTAACAGGGCTTTCGAAATAAACCCCAATTTCCGAGAAGCAAAAAAGAATAGGCAGATTACAACCGGAATCCTGAAGGAAAAAAAGACTTCCTGATCGGAGGTCAACTACCCCATCACTGAACAGGCTGTGTAGCTACTGGCTCCACCCGGATCAAGGTAGAGAAATATCCATAAGGCCATTGAAATGCATGTCCAGGGCCTGCTGGAAGACAATTTGCCAATTCCGGAATCGGAATCCTTTGCCGAGTATGTGGCTATTGCTGAGAAATCCTCCACCAGTTCAGAAGTTGTGTAAATCCCATTTTTTTAAATATATATTTTTACGGTTGGCGGGCTGCTTCAATCTGCCCCTCCCCACCCTCTGCCTGTCCGAATTCGAGCGATCGAAGTCCCCCGGCAACGTACATTTAAGAAGCAGCAGTCTCCCCCCGCACATTTTTCTCACCCGAGTTTCGCTTCCCGAGTTTCGCTTCGGGAGAACGAGGTCCGTTTCGCTTTGCTCAAGCGGACTGATTATTTATCTCAACTTGGCAACCTGATCTCTTATACTGACTCCTTCGGGGCTGCTTTTAGATAATCAATATCTTTTTTGGCGTGGGGTGGTTTTTCTCAATCATTGAGGGCTTTTTCGACCCCAAATCAATTAAAATATATTTTTTCTGTTGGCGGTCACTTCAATCTCCCTCGCATCCGCTTGTCCGAATTTGGGCGAACGAAACCCCGGCAACGTACAGTTAAGAAGCAGCAATTCCCCTCCCGCCTATTTTCTCCCTCCTGTCCTCGATCGTTTTCCTTCGGGGCTGCTTTTAGAAAATCAATACGACCTTTTACGTGGGATGTTTTTCGAATAGCAGTGGTATGTTTTTCCTCTCGATCCTAATTCAGTTAAAATATATTTCTTTGCTTACCGGTGGCTCTGGAAATTTAGTCCTTAATCTCCTTCACAAATACCTCTCCAATAGAATTGAGTGGAAATGGGAGGCACAGGGAGTATACAAATACATTTAAGGTTGGAAAACCAAATTGGTAATTAGGTGGTACTTTTGGGCGATGCTATTGAATATGTAAAAATCCCCAGAAAAATCTTTGAACCCATTAGCGATATGGTAAAAGTAGGCCTGTATAAAGATGAACAGGAGGCTTTGAAACGGCTTGTGCATGACCAGGCCGAACAAAAGATGGATTACTATGGCAAAATGATAGCAGAAATGGAAAAGAAATACGGCATGGACTTTTCTGCTTTTGAAAAAAGAATCCATTCGAGAACAGGTGAAGAAGACTTTGAAGAATGGGATGATTTCATAATCTGGGAAAGCTACGTCAAAGCAGCAAGGTACTGGGAACAGTTCCTATGACAATAAGCAAAGCTTTTTCTGCTCTTTCTTCCAGCGAGATTGTACTAGAATTAAACGTAATCAAAGCAATAGTTGAACCTCCGGTCCAGGCCCTGAAAGCAAGAGCGACTCTCAAAGGTGGTTACGTATTGCAGATTAATGAGAGTATAAGCCCAGACTTCAGACGATATTCCTATCACCTTCAAAAAGGGGATGAAATGGTAAGACGATGGGACAATTCCCCTCACTGGAATGATCTGAAAACATTTCCATACCATGTCCATCTAGGAAACGAAGCAGAACCCAAAGAATCTCCCGAAGTTTTTATAGAAGACGTTCTATGGGAAGTGAAAAAACTGCTGAGTTCAAATCTCTGACTACCAATTATTTTTCATAGTACTCGCTAATGATCGGCTTCCAGAAAGGATCTTACCGCTTACATTCTTCTTTTCATCGCTTTGTGAGAAAGTCTTATGCAATTTTAAAGCAAATTGAAATATATTTTTTCTGTCAGCGGGATGCTTCAATCTGCCCCTCCCCCGCATATCCACCTGTCTGAATTCGAGCGATCGAAAACCCCGCAACGTACATTTAAGCAGCAGCAGTTCCACCCAAGTTTCGCTTCGGGATCACAGTAAATCGAAGATTTACTGGGAGTTACACTGCAAGTGCAACAGCACGAGGTCCGTTTCGCTTCGCTCAAGCGGACTGATAATTTATCTCAACTTGACAACCTGATCTCTTATACTGACTCCCTCGAGGCTGCTTTTATATAATCAATATCTTTTTTGACGTGGGGTGGTTTTCCTCAATCATTGAGGGCTTTTCCGACCCCAAATCAATTAAAATATATTTTTGCTGTTGGCGGTCACTTCAATCTTATACCCCGCATCCGCCTGTCCGAATTCGAGCGATCGAACCCTCCAGCAACGTACAGCTAAGAGCAGCAGTTGCCATCCCGCCCATTTTTATCCTCCCTCTCCTTTTCCGACTCCCTGTGGGCTGTTTTTGGATAAGCAATATATTTTTGGCGAGGGGTGGCTGCTTTCAAATTATAGTGGTAGGTTTTTCAAGCAATTCTGGTTTCAGGACATGTCAGAAAATGGGTTGTTATTTCTTATTCAAGTCATGCCTGGAAAGAGTTCTCTCATTTGAGAGAGTTTACTTATGCAATTATAGATATATTTATATATTTTAAGTGCGATGTATGTGTGTTGAAAATCAAGAGACGTATAATAATCTGTTGTTAAAAACCAATTTTTGTTTTTAATCAAAGAGTTCTATACAATCTTATTTTTAAACTATTTACTAACAACTAAAACCAAGGTGAAACAAAAATGTTTAATGACAGATCCAGAGGAAATAATAATTTCGGCGCTCCCAGAGAAATGCACAAGGCAACCTGTTCAGACTGCAAAGCTGAAACAGAGGTACCTTTCAAGCCTGACCCGGAAAGACCGGTTTACTGCAGAGAGTGTCTTCCCAACCACAGGACACCCAGAGAAAACAGGTATTAAGTATCATTTGTGTAACTGAGTTTACACCAATACTTATTTCTTTTCCACTTTTTTTAAATAAATCCCGGATCCGGAACATAATTTTTTCTTAACCCGTGAGCTTTTGCAGCGTTCGGAAGTAGCACTTTGCATGGCAGATCATATTTAAGCTGCGTCGAGATATCTTCATCCTGGCTATTTTAGAGCATCAATCAGATTTTTGGCATGGGGTGTTTTCCTGAATTTTGGAGAGTTTTCCCGACCCCAAATCAATTAAAATATATTTTTGCTGTCGGCGGTCACTTCAATCCGATTCCCCGAATCCACCTGTCCGAATTTGAGCGATCGAAACCCCCGGCAATGTTTATTTAAAAGCAGCAGTTCCACCCGAGTTTCGCTTCGGGATCACAGAAAATCAGAGATTTTCGGGGAGTTGCACTGCAAGTGCAACAGCACGAGGTCCGTTTCGCTTCGCTCAAGCGGACTGATACTTTTTCTTAACCTGGTAACCTGATACTCTCTCTCGACTCCCTCGAGGCTGCTTTTAGATAATCAATATCTTTTTTGATGTGGGGTGGTTTTTGATTGCAGTGTTAAGTTTTTCCTTTCGACCCCTATTAAGTTAAAATATATTTTTTCGGTCGGAGGGCTGCTTCAATCATCCCTGAATCCTTTTTAAGAAACCTGAAAAATCGACAACTAAAAACTTTATTTCACTTCTCCACAGAATCTATATAAGATTTAAACAGCATAAAACTAGATATACCATTTTCGGACAGGTGTAATCATGCTTATCCAGTATATCCAGGCAGCCCTTGAAAAAGCTGGATACGAAATAATTGATGATGAGGAACCCTATTACGGGGAGGTTCCCGAACTTGAAGGTGTATGGGCTACCGGCGAGACCCTTGAAGAATGCCGCAGAAACCTGGAAGAAGTCATCGATGAATGGATTATTTTCAGGTTGAGGAATGGACTGCCTCTACCCCGGATCGGAGAACATATTATCAAAGAACCGGGAAACATAGTGGTGGAAAATAAAAGTGCGTGAGGTTATAAAACTCCTCGAAGCCGACGGCTGGTATCTGGTCGCTACGAGAGGTAGTCACCGACAATATAAGCACCCGACCAAACCAGGAAGGGTAACAATCGCGGGTCATAGCCGAGAAGATCTTGCACCAGGCACATTAAACAGCATATTAAAGCAAGCTCAGTTGAAAATGGAGGATTGACAATGTACCGTTTCCTTGTTGTGATCGAAAAAGCAAACAACAATTATTCAGCGTATTCCCCTGACCTTCCGGGCTGTGTAGCAACCGGCTCCACCCGGGCTGAGGTAGAACAAAATATCCATGAGGCTATTGAAATGCATGTCCAGGGACTGCTGGAAGACAATTTGCCAATTCCGGAATCGGAATCCTTTGCTGAGTATGTGGCTGTTGCTGAAAAACCTTCCACCAGTTCAGAAGCTGTGTGAATCCCAATTCTGTATTAATATATTTTTTCGGTTGGCGGGTTGCTTCAATCCGCCCCTCCCCGCCTCCGCCTGTCCGAATTCGAGCGATCGAAAAAAAGAAATCTTGATCAATTCGATACATAAGGCCTGAAAAAATGCCTTTTCAAAATTTTTTCAACCTTGTTTAAATGCATAATTCATTGTTTCCTTATACCCTGCCTTACATATTTGAGTACCGATTGAAATATTATATTTTCCAGTTCACCTATCTTTTTTATACATTGTTTGTATAGTAACTGTATCAAGCTCTTAATATACTTACTTTGAAGTTTTCAGAAGGTGTTGGGATAACTTTAGATGAGGCGAATAATGGTGATTCAAGGCTTAAACTAAAGCATATGTTGCTTTTATTTTTCCTAGCTGCAATCTTTTTTCCTGAGTTTGTCGTTCCACTCTTAATTTTATTTTTACTTTCGCTGGTTTTTCTTAAAAAAGATCATCTCGCAGATTATTCGAGCTATGTATATAAAATTTTGAGATCCGAGAAGGAAAGCATAAGTGAAGAAGCAAAAGAAAATATTGAAAAAACTATTTTAGACTTGTGCAAAAGTTACGAATCATACAAAATAAGAAAGGAGACTTACTTAACTTATCATGAGAAGGAAAAATTAATCAACGCCTGCAAGAGTTGTTTAGGTAACTGTTCTATTTATACGCATAAAAGTAGACTTTTAGATGAGCCTTCTAAAGACTTTATCGGTAGATCAGTGGAGCAACTAACCTGTTTATTGAATGAACTTAAGGCACATGACAATGAGGATTTCATACAGGAAAGAATCCAAAAATACGACACTTTGTTTCAGAAGTCTCCTTTTCCTCTGGACGACTCACAAAAAAGATCCATAGTAATTGACGATACACATAATTTAGTTGTAGCAGGTGCTGGTTCTGGAAAAACCGAAGTCCTGATTACCAGAGCTGCTTACCTCACGGAAAGGGCCCCTGATGGGGTTGACTCTAAAAAAATACTTATTCTTGCGTTTCAGAATAAAGCGGCTGGAGAAGTTAGAAAGAGACTTGGTGAAAGGTTCGGGATTGATGCTATAGAAGTCAGGACTTTTCATTCATTGGGAAAGAAAATTCTTGAAGACGCCTGTAAAAACTCAGGTAAAGAGACCCCCGAATTAAAATTTTCTGGCTACAATTTTGAAAGAGAATTTTCCAGCCATGTAAATTCCCTATTCAGTCTTAAAAAAACGGACGGGAATTTCCAGAAGAAAATTATGAATTACATGAAACGTTACCATGATAATGAGATAGTCAAGAGTAAAGATGATTTCGAAGAAAAAGAAGAATTTTACAAATACATGAAGGGTCTAACGTATACGGCTCTTGACGGCACTAAGGTCAAAAGTGAGGCTGAAAGGGCTATACTGAACTTTTTCCTGAGTCACAACTTAAACGGAGAAAGGATAAGGGTATTTTACGAAAATCCTGCGGAATGGATGGCTTATACCGATTCCAACGGCGATAAAAAAGTCCCAAGACCTGATTTTTTCTTTCCGGATTATGACATATACCTTGAACATTGGGCAATAGACAGAGATGGCAATGTGCCGGATTGGTTTGAGGGTGAAAATGCATCTGAAGAATACAGAAAAGGCATGGCGAAAAAAATTGAGAAATTTTCACAGCAGGAAAAGTATTCTCTTGTTGAAACCAGGCATTACGAATTCAAAGAAACTGATTTTGAGAAATCTTTGACCGAAAAGATGACAATTGCTTTAAAGGCAAAGTACCCGGATAAAGATTTTGAGTTCACCCCTGCTCCGTATGAGCAAATTGTTAATAGATTGAGTGCTGAATGCAGGGAATCTGTCAAAGGTCTTTCTTTCAATATTGGTCGATTTATAACAATTGCTAAAACGTATAACGTGTCCCCGAAAAAGATTGAGCAAAGGCTCTTAAATGGGAGATGGTCTGCAAAACAAAAAAGGTTTGCAAGCATCGCTTTAGATATTTATGAAACTTATGATAATGAATTAAGAAATGAAAACAAAATTGATTTTTCTGATATGATCAATCTTGCTGTGAAAGAACTAAAAGAAGACAGGGAATTATACAAAAACTCTTTTGACCAGATTTTAATTGATGAATATCAGGACATAAGTGCTCAAAGATATGAACTTATACGTGAACTTATGAATAAAAATGAAGGGTGTAAGCTATTTTGCGTGGGAGACGATTGGCAGAGCATAATGGGTTTTTCAGGGTCCAACCTTGATTTTTTCGTCAACTTCCATGAATACTTCGATCATCCTGCAAGGACTGACCTTTCTATAAATTATAGGAGCTGTAAGTCTATCGTGAACACTGGGGCTGAAATTATAGTACACAATAAGGGTTCACAGATCGAAAAAGAAACCTTTGCTAAAAATAATGATGAAACTCCCATCAGGGTCTACACCTCAGGTTATGGTCGCAGGTCCTCATACAGGTACTATTCCCAAATTACCACGCATTGTGTCGATTTAATAAAGTGTTATCTTGATGAAGGTTATGAGCCAAAAGACATTTTACTTCTATCCAGAATTGGAAAAAATATAATGATGCAGAATAAGTTAAGGGAACATGCCGAAAAGTTGAATGTTCCTATTTCTTTTGATGGAAGCAAAAACCCGAATAAAGTACCCTTCATGACGGTTCACAGAAGCAAAGGTTTGCAAGCAAAGGTTGTTTTTCTGCTGAATGTGGTGGAAGACCTGTACGGCTTCCCCTGTGAATTAGAAAACCCTGACATTTTTGGACCCGCAACTCTTTCAAGTAAAAAAGGTAGATACGAGGAGGAAAGAAGACTTTTT
This window encodes:
- a CDS encoding CxxC-x17-CxxC domain-containing protein, coding for MFNDRSRGNNNFGAPREMHKATCSDCKAETEVPFKPDPERPVYCRECLPNHRTPRENRY
- a CDS encoding Fic family protein — its product is MSDTDISLIREELLARIDEKMKRLNSMRPLPADALGRLHEEMRLVHTYHSNAIEGNTLTLSETKLVLEEGLTIGGKSVLEHLEAVNNAKAFDRIEELAKNKKAINNVTIQEIHEIVTGGILDNAGRYRTTNVRISGAIKSPPDRSKIVKLMDELTEIIKKSKRHPIETASFLHHSFVEIHPFTDGNGRVARLLTNLYLIARNYPPIVLKKEERGKYYKALRAADSGNLSPFANFIAKAVDESLTLYLSISGGSDELLPLKELAPETPYSQEYLSLRARQGLLDAVKIGKTWHSSKRAVEKYQSDHGKKGV
- a CDS encoding type II toxin-antitoxin system HicA family toxin translates to MREVIKLLEADGWYLVATRGSHRQYKHPTKPGRVTIAGHSREDLAPGTLNSILKQAQLKMED
- a CDS encoding type II toxin-antitoxin system HicB family antitoxin, producing the protein MLIQYIQAALEKAGYEIIDDEEPYYGEVPELEGVWATGETLEECRRNLEEVIDEWIIFRLRNGLPLPRIGEHIIKEPGNIVVENKSA
- a CDS encoding undecaprenyl diphosphate synthase family protein yields the protein MPKHIAIIPDGNRRWALARGLEKHEGYKYGIISGLEVYDICVKAGIDEVTFFGFTQDNTKRPQVQRKAFVDACIKSVKEIAIRDAELLVVGNTNSDIFPKELLAYTKKTKVGTGKIKINFLINYGWQWDLAYAFDNSSDNKKLLENIASADIPRIDLLIRWGGRRRLSGMLPIQTVYSDIYVVDEMWPDFKPEHLYNAIEFYQDQDITLGG
- a CDS encoding tetratricopeptide repeat protein, with amino-acid sequence MGAYDTVLEFNCRCREAWSRKAKVLGELGRFEEAEKCIERCSDLEGLDI
- a CDS encoding DUF6516 family protein gives rise to the protein MTISKAFSALSSSEIVLELNVIKAIVEPPVQALKARATLKGGYVLQINESISPDFRRYSYHLQKGDEMVRRWDNSPHWNDLKTFPYHVHLGNEAEPKESPEVFIEDVLWEVKKLLSSNL
- a CDS encoding type II toxin-antitoxin system HicB family antitoxin; its protein translation is MRLKIILEEDEKTGGFIASFPGFPGFPGFPECFSQGDTAEEAIENLKERIQACLESLAEDELQKPF
- a CDS encoding tetratricopeptide repeat protein, with translation MAKRKSIKKKVNREELAKEKFFKLNKKSDENDASVWFKRGMDVSDPEKKLACFKRAYKLNPKFEDLLFQMAEVLFQAGKKDEAFELFDMIFAINPDSENAFLNKGAFLFEDGRDEEALELYARAVILYPENDWMWVNRGNSFSRLENYEKALECYTRALEIDPKAAETWFSRAGVLNTLDRNEEAIEAYDRGLALNKKIFEAWHGKGAALQKLKRYEEALEAYEKALKLNPKLANLWISKADMLQMLERDPESLKAYYKALEIEPDNFYSLLASARILMRYSKFQDALNYADAALKCSPKSLEALKIKGDANYFLGRHRRALQAFNKILAISPKDPEIWISKGCAANYSGSFEEAIESFDMAFALGSETSSARAQRGYSFQELRKYGEAIENYDRALTLDPENLKIWNSKGVVYSYLKEYEKSFECFDKLLAIRPDDFSALNNKGTVLYDLEMYEEALECFNRAFEINPNFREAKKNRQITTGILKEKKTS
- a CDS encoding type II toxin-antitoxin system HicB family antitoxin — its product is MYRFLVVIEKANNNYSAYSPDLPGCVATGSTRAEVEQNIHEAIEMHVQGLLEDNLPIPESESFAEYVAVAEKPSTSSEAV